The following proteins come from a genomic window of Geomonas sp. RF6:
- a CDS encoding flagellin N-terminal helical domain-containing protein — translation MAVSDISITSGMRSNLLQLQETSKLTTRTQTRLASGKQVNSALDNPTNYFAAQSANQRANDLSDKKDNMSEAVQTVQAANAGITAITGLVSAAKGLAQSALSTSDTVTQSKLSVQYNTVRSQIDNLSSDSGYRGLNLLSSTNTLTVNFNENNTSKLNVVGFLANSGGLSLSAASNAWQAASDITTDAAKLDTALSTLRSNTQTLAANLNIITTRQDFTDSMINTLQQGADNLTLADMNQEGANMLALQTRQQLSTSSLSMSSQAAQSVLRLF, via the coding sequence ATGGCAGTCAGCGATATTTCCATCACTTCCGGTATGAGGAGCAACCTCCTCCAGCTTCAGGAGACCAGCAAGCTCACGACGAGGACCCAGACCCGCCTTGCTTCCGGCAAGCAGGTCAACAGCGCGCTCGACAACCCGACCAACTACTTCGCGGCGCAGAGCGCCAACCAGCGCGCCAACGACCTGTCCGACAAGAAGGACAACATGAGCGAGGCGGTGCAGACCGTTCAGGCAGCCAACGCCGGCATCACCGCCATCACCGGCCTGGTCTCCGCAGCGAAAGGTCTCGCACAGTCGGCACTCTCCACCAGCGACACGGTGACCCAGTCGAAGCTTTCGGTGCAGTACAACACGGTGCGCAGCCAGATCGACAACCTCTCTTCCGACTCCGGCTACCGCGGCCTCAACCTGCTGAGCTCCACCAACACCCTGACCGTCAACTTCAACGAGAACAACACCTCGAAGTTGAACGTGGTCGGCTTCCTCGCCAACTCCGGCGGCCTCAGCCTCTCCGCGGCCTCCAACGCCTGGCAGGCGGCCAGCGACATCACCACCGATGCCGCTAAGCTCGACACGGCGCTCAGCACCCTGCGTTCCAACACGCAGACCCTGGCGGCGAACCTGAACATCATCACCACCCGTCAGGACTTCACCGACAGCATGATCAACACCCTGCAGCAGGGTGCCGACAACCTGACCCTGGCCGACATGAACCAGGAAGGCGCCAACATGCTGGCACTGCAGACCCGCCAGCAGCTGAGCACCTCCTCCCTGAGCATGTCCTCCCAGGCAGCTCAGTCGGTCCTCAGGCTCTTCTAG
- a CDS encoding flagellin N-terminal helical domain-containing protein, producing the protein MSVSDISITSGMRSNLLQLQETSKLTTRTQTRLASGKQVNSALDNPTNYFAAQSANQRANDLSDKKDNMSEAVQTVQAANAGITAITGLVSAAKGLAQSALSTSDTVTQSKLSVQYNTVRSQIDNLSSDSGYRGLNLLSSTNTLTVNFNENNTSKLNVVGFLGSSSGLSLTAASNAWQAASDITTDAAKLDTALSTLRSNTQTLAANLNIITTRQTFTDSMINTLQQGADNLTLADMNQEGANMLALQTRQQLSTSSLSMSSQAAQSVLRLF; encoded by the coding sequence ATGTCCGTAAGCGATATTTCCATTACCTCCGGTATGAGGAGCAACCTCCTCCAGCTCCAGGAAACCAGCAAGCTCACCACCAGGACCCAGACCCGCCTTGCTTCCGGCAAGCAGGTCAACAGCGCGCTCGACAACCCGACCAACTACTTCGCAGCGCAGAGCGCCAACCAGCGCGCCAACGACCTGTCCGACAAGAAGGACAACATGAGCGAAGCGGTGCAGACCGTTCAGGCGGCGAACGCCGGCATCACCGCCATCACCGGCCTCGTCTCCGCTGCGAAAGGTCTCGCCCAGTCGGCGCTCTCCACCAGCGACACGGTGACCCAGTCGAAGCTTTCGGTGCAGTACAACACGGTGCGCAGCCAGATCGACAACCTCTCTTCCGACTCCGGCTACCGCGGCCTGAACCTGCTGAGCTCCACCAACACCCTGACCGTCAACTTCAACGAGAACAACACCTCGAAGCTGAACGTGGTCGGCTTCCTCGGCAGCTCCAGCGGTCTCAGCCTCACTGCCGCTTCGAACGCATGGCAGGCGGCCAGCGACATCACCACCGATGCCGCAAAGCTTGATACCGCGCTCAGCACCCTGCGTTCCAACACGCAGACCCTGGCGGCGAACCTGAACATCATCACCACCCGTCAGACCTTCACCGACAGCATGATCAACACCCTGCAGCAGGGCGCCGACAACCTGACGCTGGCCGACATGAACCAGGAAGGCGCAAACATGCTGGCACTGCAGACCCGCCAGCAGCTGAGCACCTCCTCCCTGAGCATGTCCTCCCAGGCAGCTCAGTCCGTACTCAGGCTCTTCTAG
- a CDS encoding flagellin N-terminal helical domain-containing protein, which produces MAVSDISITAGMRSNLLQLQETSKLTTRTQTRLASGKEVNSALDNPTNYFAAQSANQRATDLSDKKDNMSEAVQTVQAANAGITAITGLVSAAKGLAQSALSTSDTVTQSKLSVQYNTVRSQIDNLSSDSGYRGLNLLSSNNTLTVNFNENNSSKLNVVGFLANSGGLSLSAASNAWQAASDITTDAAKLDTALSTLRSNTQTLAANLNIITNRQTFTDSMINTLQTGADNLTLADMNQEGANMLALQTRQQLSTQSLSMSSQAAQSVLKLF; this is translated from the coding sequence ATGGCAGTAAGCGACATTTCCATCACCGCCGGCATGAGGAGCAACCTCCTCCAGCTCCAGGAGACCAGCAAGCTCACCACCAGGACCCAGACCCGCCTTGCCTCCGGCAAGGAAGTAAACAGCGCGCTCGACAACCCGACGAACTACTTCGCGGCGCAGAGCGCCAACCAGCGCGCCACCGACCTCAGCGACAAGAAGGACAACATGAGCGAGGCGGTGCAGACCGTTCAGGCCGCCAACGCCGGCATCACCGCCATCACCGGCCTCGTCTCCGCAGCGAAAGGTCTCGCGCAGTCGGCACTCTCCACCAGCGACACGGTGACCCAGTCGAAGCTTTCGGTGCAGTACAACACGGTGCGCAGCCAGATCGACAACCTCTCTTCCGACTCCGGCTACCGCGGCCTGAACCTGCTGAGCTCCAACAACACCCTGACCGTCAACTTCAACGAGAACAACAGCTCGAAGTTGAACGTGGTCGGCTTCCTCGCCAACTCCGGCGGTCTCAGCCTCTCCGCTGCCTCCAACGCCTGGCAGGCGGCCAGCGACATCACCACCGATGCCGCAAAGCTTGACACCGCGCTCAGCACCCTGCGTTCCAACACGCAGACCCTGGCGGCGAACCTGAACATCATCACCAACCGTCAGACCTTCACCGATAGCATGATCAACACCCTGCAGACCGGCGCCGACAACCTGACGCTGGCCGACATGAACCAGGAAGGGGCCAACATGCTGGCACTGCAGACCCGCCAGCAGCTGAGCACCCAGTCTCTGAGCATGTCTTCTCAGGCAGCACAGTCCGTCCTCAAGCTCTTCTAG
- a CDS encoding flagellar biosynthesis repressor FlbT, giving the protein MSLKITLKSNERLIVGGAVVKNGGKGTVLYIENTVPILREKDILGEKDASTPCRQLYFTIQLMYIDEANVPQYHGVYAELVKNILTAAPSTSSYIEQVGERVMAGNYYHALKLARNLIDYEEELLKNANQ; this is encoded by the coding sequence ATGTCCCTAAAAATTACCTTGAAGAGCAACGAGCGGTTAATCGTCGGGGGAGCTGTTGTGAAGAACGGCGGCAAGGGCACCGTCCTCTACATCGAGAACACGGTTCCGATCCTGCGCGAGAAGGACATCCTTGGAGAGAAGGATGCTTCCACTCCCTGCCGGCAGCTCTACTTCACCATTCAGCTCATGTACATCGACGAAGCGAACGTGCCGCAGTATCACGGCGTGTACGCCGAACTGGTGAAAAACATTCTCACCGCAGCCCCCAGCACCTCCTCCTACATCGAGCAGGTAGGGGAGCGCGTGATGGCCGGAAACTACTATCATGCGTTGAAGTTGGCACGCAATCTCATTGATTACGAAGAGGAGTTACTGAAAAATGCAAACCAATAA
- the flaF gene encoding flagellar biosynthesis regulator FlaF: protein MQTNNAIREYVGIQKESMSGRELEASVLTKGGLMLKACQENWDAPDREAKLMDAIKYNQKVWSFFQAELTEPTNPLPKKLREDLLNLSIFIDKRFFEVMAYPDREKLTAVIDINFNIAAGLRSNP from the coding sequence ATGCAAACCAATAACGCGATCAGAGAGTATGTCGGGATCCAGAAAGAGAGCATGTCCGGACGTGAGCTGGAGGCTTCGGTATTGACGAAGGGCGGGCTCATGCTGAAGGCATGTCAGGAGAACTGGGATGCCCCCGATCGTGAAGCGAAACTGATGGATGCGATCAAGTACAACCAGAAGGTGTGGAGCTTCTTCCAGGCCGAGCTCACCGAGCCGACGAACCCCCTGCCGAAAAAGCTGAGGGAGGACCTGCTCAACCTGAGCATCTTCATCGACAAGAGGTTCTTCGAGGTCATGGCCTACCCCGATCGCGAGAAGCTGACTGCGGTGATCGACATCAACTTCAACATCGCCGCCGGCCTGCGCTCGAACCCGTAA